In Flavobacterium cerinum, one genomic interval encodes:
- a CDS encoding PDZ domain-containing protein translates to MKKMYFIFLILFIAYSYGQVTSNSKWFQVNEYYTIGNSGKYELYKTHGFVENVPDNKSGRIFIMPIIEIDDDDIKYFDSDGNAITSNGNIYSISIPITFISKLPTKYEIPSIGSNLDGISILAYYRPLLKDNFGNLIIHPNAAGFFSTQIYAQTQKYEESLKKQNELSEKYKSYKPELVSLSEVQITLEIDDDVVYNKSYYGTYIGNNKISFKNPSNYVKNRIASGDYSIYISYKFRDSQNSYVDATFDAKTIVNQFLDEAQKSMVSQSSSGWSFLGFGSRRKSIKSSFNYTAQSNYKGATYSSTSVEMFDADDRMIQQFENAFFPILSQSQAIENHLKAAEIAKLEGNIELQKIHDDYVKSLQNNDPNLEVDIAKAAAALSRKDYVGFIANGVRWGDYKVKGNNDFRRVIVDNNEFEQHKDWSQLKRVSVQHSITEKINSQKDVNYKGDIGLIGGIPHQFYGHLNSNGFVYYNQLFKGIILGGIAEGSALHRRNIVSGTFITSINGNNVYDSQSFINTLRNINPDDDVILKYIELNGSFYVEKSVMMKADSIPDL, encoded by the coding sequence ATGAAAAAAATGTACTTTATCTTTTTGATTCTCTTTATAGCATATAGCTATGGACAAGTTACTTCAAATTCCAAATGGTTTCAAGTAAATGAATATTATACAATCGGAAATTCTGGGAAGTATGAATTGTATAAAACTCATGGTTTTGTAGAAAATGTTCCTGATAATAAGAGTGGTAGAATCTTTATAATGCCAATTATAGAGATTGATGACGATGATATAAAATACTTTGATTCTGATGGCAATGCAATTACAAGTAATGGTAACATCTATTCAATTTCTATTCCAATTACTTTCATTTCAAAATTACCTACCAAATATGAAATACCTTCAATTGGTTCAAATTTAGATGGAATTAGTATCTTGGCTTATTATAGGCCTTTATTAAAAGATAATTTTGGAAATCTAATAATTCATCCGAATGCGGCTGGTTTTTTTTCTACTCAAATATATGCGCAAACTCAAAAATATGAGGAGTCTTTAAAGAAGCAAAACGAACTATCCGAAAAATATAAAAGCTATAAACCTGAGTTAGTATCCTTATCAGAAGTTCAAATAACATTAGAAATAGATGATGATGTTGTTTATAATAAAAGTTACTATGGAACTTATATTGGAAACAATAAAATATCATTTAAAAATCCTTCTAATTATGTTAAAAACAGAATTGCTTCAGGTGATTATTCGATATATATATCGTATAAATTTAGAGACTCACAAAATAGTTATGTAGATGCTACATTTGATGCTAAAACTATTGTAAATCAATTTCTTGATGAAGCTCAGAAAAGTATGGTCAGCCAAAGTTCTAGTGGCTGGTCATTTTTAGGTTTTGGTAGTAGAAGGAAGTCTATAAAATCCTCTTTTAATTATACTGCGCAAAGTAATTATAAAGGAGCTACTTATAGTAGTACATCTGTTGAAATGTTTGATGCAGATGATAGAATGATACAACAATTTGAGAATGCTTTTTTTCCAATACTAAGTCAATCCCAAGCAATAGAGAATCATTTAAAGGCTGCCGAAATAGCAAAACTAGAAGGTAATATAGAATTGCAGAAAATTCATGATGACTATGTAAAGTCTTTGCAAAATAACGACCCTAATCTTGAAGTTGATATAGCTAAGGCAGCTGCTGCTCTTTCAAGAAAAGACTATGTAGGATTTATTGCAAATGGAGTAAGGTGGGGAGATTATAAGGTTAAAGGGAATAATGATTTTAGAAGGGTAATTGTTGATAATAATGAGTTTGAGCAACATAAAGATTGGAGTCAATTAAAAAGAGTCAGTGTTCAACATTCTATTACGGAAAAAATAAACTCGCAAAAAGATGTAAATTATAAAGGAGATATCGGCTTAATTGGAGGAATTCCTCATCAATTTTATGGACATTTAAATAGTAACGGTTTTGTTTATTACAATCAATTATTTAAAGGGATAATTTTAGGAGGGATAGCTGAAGGTTCTGCTTTACATAGAAGAAATATTGTTTCAGGTACCTTTATAACATCTATAAATGGGAATAATGTATATGATTCTCAAAGTTTTATCAACACCTTAAGAAACATTAATCCAGATGATGATGTAATATTAAAATATATTGAGCTTAATGGCTCATTTTACGTTGAAAAAAGTGTAATGATGAAAGCAGATTCTATTCCTGACTTATAA
- a CDS encoding tyrosine-type recombinase/integrase has protein sequence MDEVIQKQTNVQYRIQILSAIKRYYEYLVMTGARKDHPSKKLNIKNKANQDIQLQDLFSSEELQLLLQGENSYWFLETRNNVLLSLLIYQGLTSDEITNLELKNIDLENGTIYIKASKTLNRRTLELLNKQILPLSKYIDEVRPKMLRCKSDKLILKKLGKPISVDGIHSVTESLKSLFPDRKLNPQTIRMSVICNWLNEKKYDLVKVQELVGHK, from the coding sequence ATGGATGAGGTAATACAAAAACAAACCAATGTTCAATACCGAATCCAAATCTTATCTGCCATCAAAAGATACTATGAATACTTGGTAATGACTGGAGCGAGAAAAGACCATCCCAGCAAGAAACTGAATATCAAAAATAAAGCGAATCAAGATATTCAGTTACAGGATTTGTTTAGCAGTGAAGAATTGCAATTATTATTACAAGGAGAAAATAGCTACTGGTTTTTAGAAACCCGAAACAATGTGCTTTTATCGCTTTTGATTTATCAAGGGCTAACCAGTGACGAAATCACGAATCTGGAATTGAAAAACATTGATTTGGAAAACGGAACAATCTACATCAAGGCTTCCAAAACCCTGAATAGAAGAACTCTTGAACTACTCAATAAACAGATATTACCATTATCCAAATACATTGATGAGGTAAGACCAAAGATGCTTCGATGCAAAAGTGATAAACTGATTTTGAAAAAGTTAGGGAAGCCGATTTCAGTTGATGGAATTCACTCGGTAACTGAATCATTAAAGAGCCTCTTTCCAGATAGAAAACTGAATCCTCAAACCATTAGGATGAGTGTTATTTGTAATTGGCTCAATGAAAAGAAATATGACTTGGTAAAGGTTCAAGAGTTGGTTGGACATAAATGA
- a CDS encoding DUF6443 domain-containing protein, with protein sequence MKRIIYILFLLPLMLRAQDNSQNFVKSIHYRQVSSGNPQATVQYLDGFGRLVQKVVNKQSGTGKDLVTHYAYDQGRQIKEYLTYSTDQMTMPFYPNAEQSTLNYSHYVGKYPVSEKLFESSPLERVLKQGAPGADWQVNPTANNDHTIKFEYRTNVQNEVKRYFATTTWNATSGLYDIQLTDNGYYAANDLEKSSVKDENWTSGTNNTSEEFKNKEGQLVLKRTYSNGAHDTYYVYDKFGNLTYVIPPLVTNPTAQLNDLCYQYKYDKRKRLAEKKLPGKQWEFMVYNKADKLVATGPANSPFSNLSGTGWLITKYDAFGRVAYSGWYNGTEATATGRKTMQATLNFSGDFYESRNNPFVLNGVTVGYTNYTFPTGGMHVLSINYYDNYSYPSALAVPSAVEGQSVLSNPKTLMTANWLRILTTSNETLAEVNTIFYDAKAREVRGYISNQFGGYTQIDTKLDFTGKKLYTKTFHKRDNTMALLTIVDQYTYTPEDRPLLHTQQINNEPVQLLTKNTYNEIGELISKNVGGTDATGAVGLQKVDYRYNIRGWLTDINNMNAVDDPVLRMEEADLFGFKINYNQVTETDEDGIVFYGTTSAYGNVKRLYNGNISETFWKTKSDNVLRKYGYKYDDLNRLTGAYYQKPLAAETITNSYDEYVSYDKNGNILNLKRMGNLDHPNVTIDIDDLTYVYNGNRLMRVNDLTNNPEGFKDNGYGNTYNDYAYDANGNMTQDANKKITNIVYNHLNLPTEILFADGNKINYIYNAGGNKVQKSVLENGSTKSIDYLSGFQYLNMKLSFFPHVEGYVKVTSDTYFNYVFNYTDHLGNIRVSWTWDDKNGALAIMEENHYYPFGLKHRAYNTEEYTYTMPMDGSPGYNVPELNIVVPRIPNPYKYRYNGKEFQDELGLNVYDYGARNYDAAIGRWMNIDPKSELLERSSPYVYALNSPIVYVDGDGELPILINGKTMADSERADISYWTKEIVNTIKNSGIANPGGEVHYVDGNRGWNHYNGKSWASERNPEFPSDRRMGGRLAAKDDWKNVLSKLARDPKTGKIIEKIQIYTHSRGSAFGVGYTEELLKLIKENAREFLDANNVIDYVFNMAPHQSDFLTSPEGVDGYSMDHSRDKLSDNDMKGLEGAFTSKEKSNGAFGAHSITSFNDNLKVFISAYLKGGTNKDINNNFIKMMKEKYGITVKIK encoded by the coding sequence ATGAAAAGAATAATTTATATCCTATTTCTGTTGCCTTTAATGCTGAGGGCGCAGGATAATAGCCAGAATTTTGTAAAATCAATCCATTATCGTCAGGTTAGTTCCGGAAATCCTCAGGCTACGGTTCAGTATTTAGACGGATTCGGACGATTGGTTCAAAAGGTAGTTAACAAGCAATCCGGAACAGGAAAAGATCTGGTTACGCACTATGCCTATGATCAGGGTAGACAGATTAAAGAGTATCTTACGTATTCGACTGATCAGATGACAATGCCTTTTTATCCGAATGCAGAACAGTCTACTTTAAACTATTCACACTACGTAGGGAAGTATCCGGTCAGTGAAAAGCTTTTCGAAAGTTCACCTCTTGAAAGAGTACTAAAACAAGGCGCTCCCGGAGCCGACTGGCAAGTTAATCCGACAGCAAATAATGACCATACCATAAAGTTTGAGTATCGGACTAACGTGCAAAATGAGGTAAAGCGTTATTTTGCTACCACTACATGGAATGCCACATCCGGCCTTTATGATATTCAATTGACAGACAATGGTTATTATGCGGCAAACGACCTTGAAAAGAGTAGTGTCAAAGACGAAAACTGGACAAGCGGAACAAATAATACCTCAGAAGAGTTTAAAAATAAAGAGGGGCAACTGGTGTTAAAACGTACCTATAGTAACGGGGCGCATGACACCTATTATGTTTATGATAAGTTCGGAAATCTTACATATGTAATTCCGCCTTTGGTAACAAATCCGACCGCCCAATTAAATGATTTGTGCTATCAGTATAAATACGATAAACGGAAGCGTCTGGCAGAGAAGAAATTGCCGGGTAAGCAATGGGAATTTATGGTTTATAATAAAGCAGATAAACTGGTTGCTACAGGACCTGCCAATTCACCGTTTTCGAATCTTTCGGGGACAGGCTGGTTGATTACAAAGTATGATGCTTTCGGAAGAGTAGCCTATTCAGGTTGGTATAATGGAACGGAAGCTACGGCAACCGGTCGGAAAACGATGCAGGCAACGTTAAACTTTTCAGGCGACTTTTACGAATCCCGTAACAATCCGTTTGTATTAAACGGTGTAACGGTGGGCTATACGAACTATACTTTCCCAACCGGCGGTATGCATGTATTGAGTATCAATTATTATGACAATTACAGCTATCCGTCTGCATTGGCTGTTCCGTCTGCTGTCGAAGGACAATCCGTATTGTCGAATCCGAAGACTTTGATGACGGCAAACTGGTTACGCATATTGACAACATCCAATGAAACATTGGCTGAGGTAAATACAATTTTCTACGATGCAAAAGCCAGAGAAGTAAGGGGATATATAAGCAATCAATTCGGCGGTTATACCCAGATTGATACAAAGCTGGATTTCACCGGTAAAAAGCTATATACAAAGACTTTTCATAAAAGAGATAATACTATGGCTTTATTGACCATTGTCGATCAATATACCTATACACCGGAAGACAGGCCTTTATTACATACCCAACAAATCAATAATGAGCCGGTACAATTGCTTACCAAAAACACGTATAATGAGATTGGCGAACTGATTTCAAAAAATGTCGGAGGTACTGATGCAACCGGAGCGGTAGGATTACAAAAAGTGGATTATCGTTATAACATTCGCGGATGGCTGACCGATATAAATAATATGAATGCTGTAGATGATCCGGTTTTACGGATGGAAGAGGCCGATTTATTCGGTTTTAAAATCAATTATAATCAGGTAACGGAAACAGATGAAGACGGTATTGTTTTTTATGGAACAACAAGCGCTTATGGTAATGTAAAACGGCTTTATAACGGAAATATTTCCGAAACGTTCTGGAAAACAAAAAGTGATAATGTCCTGCGGAAATATGGTTATAAGTATGATGATTTAAACCGGCTGACAGGTGCTTATTACCAAAAACCATTAGCTGCGGAGACGATAACCAATTCTTATGATGAATATGTAAGTTATGACAAAAACGGTAATATTCTGAATTTAAAACGTATGGGTAATCTGGATCATCCGAATGTCACGATAGACATTGACGATTTGACTTATGTTTATAACGGGAACCGGTTAATGCGGGTAAACGATCTGACCAATAATCCGGAAGGTTTTAAAGACAACGGTTATGGAAATACCTATAACGATTATGCTTATGATGCCAACGGTAATATGACCCAGGATGCGAATAAAAAGATTACGAATATTGTTTATAATCATTTAAATCTGCCAACGGAGATTCTATTCGCAGATGGTAATAAAATTAATTATATTTACAACGCAGGCGGTAATAAGGTACAGAAAAGTGTATTGGAAAATGGTAGTACCAAGAGTATTGATTACTTATCCGGTTTTCAATATTTAAATATGAAGCTATCATTTTTTCCGCATGTTGAGGGGTATGTAAAGGTTACAAGTGATACTTATTTTAATTATGTATTTAATTACACGGATCATTTGGGTAATATTCGGGTAAGCTGGACCTGGGACGATAAAAACGGAGCTTTGGCAATCATGGAAGAAAACCATTATTATCCGTTCGGACTAAAACACCGGGCTTATAATACGGAAGAATATACTTATACGATGCCGATGGACGGCTCTCCGGGGTATAATGTTCCGGAATTAAATATTGTGGTTCCGAGAATACCGAATCCGTATAAATATAGGTATAACGGAAAGGAGTTCCAAGACGAGCTAGGGCTTAATGTTTATGATTATGGTGCAAGGAATTACGATGCGGCGATTGGTAGATGGATGAATATTGATCCAAAATCAGAATTATTGGAGAGATCTTCTCCTTATGTATATGCATTAAATAGTCCAATTGTATATGTTGATGGAGATGGTGAATTACCAATTTTGATTAATGGTAAAACTATGGCTGATTCTGAACGAGCTGATATCAGCTATTGGACAAAAGAAATAGTTAACACAATTAAAAATTCGGGTATTGCAAATCCAGGTGGAGAAGTGCATTATGTTGATGGTAATAGAGGATGGAATCATTATAATGGTAAATCTTGGGCATCAGAACGTAATCCTGAGTTTCCTAGCGATAGAAGAATGGGTGGAAGGTTAGCTGCCAAAGATGATTGGAAAAATGTTTTGTCAAAATTAGCAAGAGATCCAAAAACTGGAAAGATTATTGAAAAAATTCAGATATACACTCATAGTAGAGGATCTGCTTTTGGAGTTGGGTATACTGAAGAACTTTTAAAGCTAATAAAAGAGAATGCTCGTGAATTTTTGGATGCTAATAATGTAATTGATTATGTATTTAATATGGCTCCTCATCAGTCAGATTTTTTGACTAGTCCAGAAGGAGTTGATGGATACTCAATGGATCATTCTAGGGATAAATTGTCAGATAATGATATGAAAGGGCTTGAAGGAGCATTTACATCTAAGGAGAAATCTAATGGAGCTTTTGGAGCTCATTCAATAACATCTTTTAATGATAATTTAAAAGTATTTATATCTGCTTATCTTAAAGGTGGGACAAATAAAGATATAAATAATAATTTCATTAAAATGATGAAAGAAAAATATGGAATAACTGTAAAAATAAAATAG
- a CDS encoding RHS repeat domain-containing protein produces MKNSTTYLRSALFFWFLLWNTTYVAAQDDASSYLPNIVPPSPTAYALGNYGNVPVGMVTGAPNIEVPLLTFKNRNITVPINIFYGSNGIRVDDIASKVGLGWNVNAGGVMTRTANDVADEKAATSQLTPPDNDLIGGTFSTAAINYIYEIGNNSAVDSEVDIFSFNFNGISGKFVLDRNGNPLKVENQTVKIDKIQNGTVLNFIVTTNDGVKYYFEETESTTFRSQGAGHSIPQTYTTVWYLNKIIHPLGDQVNFEYEEHSYRYTASQSQSLTISNPYYQASCNSSLYSYGPFLSTPVNHLMTINGKRLKRIYSNNSLDGQLVFTYEAGNDPEMQYGNNKLQKITQRNAASAIIEELTFGYIQTPNKRTFLNQITFKDPGKKHTFSYMTPEYLPLRLSMAQDHWGYYNGAGNQSLIARVPGLEGVNFTAANRDPNFVYGRSGLLNKICYPTKGCSEIEYEANRLLGPKVIPANVVSHAMYINNGPQGALPGYATNNTKDITVGFSQMVSIGGHGGFNISECDPGMDTGFHHATTLSVRSIEDNQLVPLQVPTQGGYQYYGTSAQFSANSLYTGFYFSAVPGKTYRISFTGNYRCTTGSCTITWSDTQQQTVYVDQDTGGSRVKSIKDTDNSNIAIYKRYYYNAPSDLNKSSGIASGLPYYSDKVIKREVCTPNPGAPGSGGGGAACDYRDIALRVISSSSIIPIFEKGNNLFYQNVTVSYGDDNFKNGAEEHQYTVNFDLPGQVVNNTDFNNGSRTNSGWDHGQEKKTIIYKKGIAGNLLPVKENTFDYFLDTRISTGIYSYPVRIAFGLVCYQTGQLNSIENVDVMGTYIRPNWSYLKSLEEKSFFYDGTDNLSGTSVMTKNFKYNNAQHTLLSEEVTTVSAGETMTTKHYYPQDAEVAGEPNSTALVARYMTGTKLKTEQYRGNDRIYTKMTEFEMFTGNSFLLPSVIYAGSDDLLESKISFDYDNSGNIQEYRTEGGAPVSFIWGYNKSLPIAKIENATIMQIGATLGIGINGVQNLNESNLSQINGLRNSLPTANTTTLEFEPMVGMKSTTDPKGEKTTFEYDSYNRLIKVKDNDGNALTEHMYNYRP; encoded by the coding sequence ATGAAAAACAGTACTACCTATTTGCGATCAGCATTATTTTTTTGGTTTTTGCTATGGAATACAACCTACGTAGCCGCTCAGGATGATGCCAGCAGTTATCTTCCGAATATTGTTCCGCCTTCACCTACAGCTTATGCGCTCGGTAATTACGGAAATGTACCGGTAGGAATGGTAACAGGCGCACCCAACATCGAAGTTCCGTTACTAACATTCAAAAACAGGAATATCACAGTCCCTATCAATATATTCTACGGTTCCAACGGCATTCGTGTTGATGACATTGCTTCTAAAGTCGGTTTGGGATGGAATGTAAATGCCGGAGGTGTTATGACCCGAACAGCTAATGATGTCGCTGATGAGAAGGCGGCTACTTCACAACTTACTCCACCTGATAATGATCTTATCGGAGGAACTTTTTCAACCGCTGCAATCAATTATATATATGAGATTGGAAACAACAGCGCAGTGGATTCGGAAGTGGATATCTTTTCGTTCAATTTTAATGGAATTTCAGGAAAATTTGTACTGGATCGTAACGGAAATCCGCTGAAAGTAGAAAATCAGACGGTTAAGATTGATAAAATCCAGAACGGTACGGTCTTGAATTTTATCGTTACTACTAATGACGGTGTTAAATATTATTTTGAGGAAACGGAATCTACAACTTTCCGTTCACAGGGAGCCGGACATAGTATACCGCAAACCTATACTACGGTTTGGTATCTGAACAAAATTATACATCCTTTAGGCGATCAGGTAAATTTTGAATATGAAGAGCATAGCTATCGTTATACGGCTTCTCAATCACAATCACTTACGATTTCCAATCCCTATTATCAGGCCAGTTGTAATTCATCCTTGTATAGTTACGGCCCTTTTCTAAGTACGCCTGTAAATCACCTGATGACAATCAACGGGAAACGGCTAAAACGGATCTATTCCAATAATAGTTTAGACGGGCAGTTGGTGTTTACTTACGAAGCGGGAAATGACCCGGAAATGCAATACGGCAATAATAAACTTCAAAAAATAACACAACGGAATGCTGCTTCAGCTATTATTGAAGAACTGACATTCGGTTATATTCAAACACCAAACAAACGAACTTTTCTAAATCAGATCACTTTTAAAGATCCGGGCAAAAAGCATACTTTCAGCTATATGACCCCGGAATATTTACCGTTGCGACTTAGTATGGCACAGGATCATTGGGGCTATTACAACGGCGCCGGAAATCAAAGTTTAATAGCGAGAGTTCCGGGATTGGAAGGAGTCAATTTTACAGCGGCAAATCGTGATCCTAATTTTGTATATGGGCGATCCGGATTATTGAACAAAATATGTTATCCGACTAAAGGTTGTTCGGAGATTGAATATGAAGCCAATAGGCTTTTAGGGCCGAAAGTAATTCCGGCGAATGTGGTCTCGCATGCGATGTATATCAATAACGGACCTCAGGGAGCTTTACCGGGTTATGCAACGAATAATACCAAGGATATAACTGTTGGCTTTAGCCAAATGGTTTCGATCGGAGGCCATGGAGGTTTTAATATTTCGGAATGTGATCCGGGTATGGACACGGGATTTCATCATGCGACTACGCTTTCGGTTCGCAGTATAGAGGATAATCAACTTGTTCCGTTACAGGTACCTACACAAGGCGGTTATCAATATTACGGAACCAGCGCGCAATTCTCGGCCAATTCGCTATATACTGGTTTTTATTTTTCGGCAGTTCCCGGAAAAACCTATCGTATCAGTTTTACAGGTAACTATCGTTGTACAACCGGTAGTTGTACAATCACATGGTCGGATACACAACAACAAACGGTTTACGTGGATCAGGATACAGGCGGAAGCCGGGTAAAAAGTATTAAGGATACGGATAATAGTAATATAGCAATTTATAAACGCTATTATTATAACGCTCCGTCCGATCTGAACAAATCATCCGGAATAGCATCCGGCCTTCCGTATTATTCAGATAAAGTGATTAAAAGAGAGGTATGTACGCCAAATCCGGGAGCTCCGGGATCAGGTGGCGGAGGCGCTGCTTGTGATTATCGCGATATTGCTTTACGGGTCATCTCATCAAGTAGTATTATTCCGATTTTTGAAAAAGGAAATAACCTCTTTTACCAAAATGTTACCGTAAGCTATGGTGATGATAATTTTAAAAACGGAGCCGAAGAGCATCAGTATACCGTCAATTTCGATTTACCGGGTCAGGTTGTTAATAATACCGACTTTAACAATGGATCCAGAACCAATTCCGGCTGGGATCACGGTCAGGAGAAAAAGACAATTATTTACAAAAAAGGAATTGCCGGAAACCTTTTACCCGTAAAAGAAAACACTTTTGATTATTTTCTGGATACAAGAATCAGTACCGGAATTTACAGTTACCCGGTTCGTATCGCTTTTGGTCTCGTATGTTATCAGACCGGACAGCTAAATAGTATTGAAAATGTTGATGTAATGGGAACTTATATTCGTCCTAATTGGTCGTATTTAAAATCTTTGGAAGAAAAGAGCTTTTTTTATGACGGAACCGATAATCTCTCAGGAACATCTGTGATGACCAAAAACTTTAAGTACAACAACGCGCAACACACATTATTGTCGGAAGAAGTAACAACAGTATCAGCAGGGGAAACCATGACCACCAAACATTATTACCCTCAGGATGCCGAAGTTGCCGGTGAACCGAATTCAACGGCTTTAGTAGCAAGATATATGACCGGGACGAAACTCAAAACAGAACAATATCGCGGTAATGATCGTATTTATACCAAGATGACCGAATTTGAAATGTTTACCGGTAATTCTTTTTTGCTTCCGAGTGTGATCTATGCAGGTAGTGACGATCTTTTAGAATCGAAAATTTCTTTTGACTATGATAATAGTGGAAATATTCAGGAATACCGTACAGAAGGAGGCGCACCGGTATCCTTTATCTGGGGCTACAATAAGAGTCTTCCGATTGCAAAAATTGAAAATGCAACCATTATGCAGATTGGAGCCACATTAGGTATCGGAATCAATGGTGTACAAAATCTTAACGAAAGTAATCTTTCGCAAATAAACGGATTGCGAAACAGTTTACCGACTGCCAATACTACCACATTGGAATTTGAACCGATGGTAGGAATGAAATCAACTACCGATCCGAAAGGAGAGAAGACCACATTTGAATATGATAGTTACAACCGATTAATAAAGGTAAAAGATAATGATGGCAATGCACTTACTGAACATATGTACAACTATCGCCCATAA
- a CDS encoding T9SS type A sorting domain-containing protein produces the protein MTNRTSTKVRISALLLPCLFPMVSQAQDILWEKSYGGKHAEFLADVLPTPDYGFLLAGSSLSDKNGNKEMASSGNFDYWLWKMDEHGSPEWQKSFGGSGMDFLQSVQLTSDGGFILAGISQSTEGAGKKDKSRGQDDFWIIKLDAKGSEQWQRTIGGSGQEQLACIRRTKDGGYIIGGSSASGKSGDKTEDHYGNLDYWVVKLNAEGTIEWQKTYGGKHLDQLKTIEQTPDGGYIIGGYSNSPASGNKQSDNIGAGDYWILKTDKNGLVEWQRTLGGDGDDNLTALIQCQTGGYLLGGSSNSNPSRDKSRANGKGTDFWLVRLDQDGQTIWQETYNYGKTDLLTSIIENPDHTFLIGGHAATEVGDGKKDKKDINDYIALKINDKGEELWSKTVGSDGEDILSRLVETRDGGYLLAGTSKGTASRDKNGSHGGSDFWVVKLKDRYKKEPDKPAIEALPNPAQQFTNIIVGYDFQTGTASVFDLSGRQLQQFTIDSRTVPVDLSTYPEGIYIVEIRTNVQNNSVKVIKGIQPK, from the coding sequence ATGACAAATCGTACCTCCACTAAAGTTAGGATTTCGGCACTACTATTGCCATGCCTTTTTCCGATGGTATCCCAGGCGCAGGATATCCTATGGGAAAAATCGTATGGAGGTAAGCATGCCGAGTTCCTCGCAGACGTACTGCCTACACCCGACTATGGGTTCCTCTTAGCCGGCAGTTCCTTATCCGACAAAAACGGAAACAAAGAAATGGCTTCCAGCGGTAATTTCGATTACTGGCTTTGGAAGATGGATGAACACGGATCGCCCGAATGGCAAAAAAGCTTCGGCGGTTCCGGTATGGATTTCTTGCAAAGCGTCCAATTAACTTCCGATGGCGGTTTTATTCTGGCCGGAATCTCCCAATCGACAGAAGGAGCCGGTAAAAAAGATAAATCCCGTGGACAAGACGATTTCTGGATCATCAAGCTCGATGCAAAAGGAAGCGAACAATGGCAACGCACTATTGGCGGTAGCGGACAGGAACAACTCGCTTGTATCCGTCGTACCAAAGACGGTGGTTATATTATTGGCGGCTCCTCCGCTTCGGGTAAATCCGGAGATAAAACCGAAGACCATTATGGCAATCTGGACTATTGGGTTGTTAAATTAAATGCCGAAGGTACCATCGAATGGCAAAAAACCTATGGCGGTAAACACCTGGATCAATTGAAAACCATCGAACAAACCCCGGATGGCGGTTATATTATCGGTGGCTATTCCAATTCTCCGGCTTCGGGTAACAAACAAAGCGATAACATCGGTGCCGGTGATTACTGGATCCTGAAAACCGATAAAAACGGTCTTGTCGAATGGCAACGTACATTAGGCGGTGACGGGGATGATAACCTGACGGCACTCATCCAATGTCAGACCGGCGGTTATTTATTGGGCGGAAGTTCCAATTCGAATCCCTCACGCGATAAAAGCAGGGCTAACGGTAAAGGAACGGATTTCTGGTTGGTGCGTTTGGACCAGGACGGACAAACGATCTGGCAGGAAACCTACAACTACGGTAAAACGGATTTACTAACTTCCATTATTGAGAATCCCGATCATACCTTTTTAATCGGCGGTCATGCTGCTACAGAAGTGGGTGACGGAAAGAAAGACAAAAAGGACATCAACGATTATATCGCTTTAAAGATCAATGATAAAGGTGAAGAATTGTGGAGCAAAACCGTAGGTAGTGACGGAGAAGACATTTTATCCCGATTAGTTGAAACACGTGACGGCGGTTATCTGTTGGCCGGTACCTCTAAAGGTACTGCATCCCGTGATAAAAACGGTAGTCATGGCGGTAGTGATTTCTGGGTGGTAAAACTCAAAGATCGTTACAAGAAAGAACCGGACAAACCGGCGATCGAAGCCTTACCGAATCCGGCGCAGCAATTTACCAACATCATTGTGGGCTATGACTTTCAAACCGGAACTGCATCAGTATTCGATTTATCCGGAAGACAACTCCAACAATTCACAATCGACAGTCGTACCGTACCGGTTGATTTAAGTACGTATCCGGAAGGGATCTACATCGTAGAAATCCGAACCAACGTACAAAACAACTCGGTAAAAGTCATTAAAGGCATCCAACCTAAATAA